In Podospora pseudoanserina strain CBS 124.78 chromosome 5, whole genome shotgun sequence, a single window of DNA contains:
- a CDS encoding hypothetical protein (EggNog:ENOG503P4N9) → MRDSLKFLCELPIYQEEQPYQLVGYADQEATPQGENCVFEAKEIDVQDAREHPVTLQTHGFAFFQFKSGCELAARHFETVGGDNSILTKYLDETVEFVRKMFKPVDIICFDWRLRRRDPTTGPGIPPRDLKDIRNYALPSGDVVHCDYSADGGFDRLKIQLLPDELAEYMKKGRKGMIVK, encoded by the exons ATGAGGGATAGCCTCAAGTTTCTTTGTGAACTCCCAATCTACCAGGAGGAACAGCCTTACCAGCTTGTGGGCTACGCTGACCAAGAGGCAACCCCACAGGGTGAGAATTGTGTATTTGAAGCAAAGGAGATTGATGTCCAAGACGCCCGGGAACACCCAGTCACTCTCCAGACTCATGGCTTTGCCTTCTTTCAGTTCAAGTCAGGTTGTGAACTAGCCGCCAGGCACTTCGAAACGGTTGGAGGGGACAACAGTATACTCACCAAGTACCTCGATGAAACCGTCGAGTTTGTCAGAAAGATGTTCAAACCCGTGGATATTATATGTTTTGATTGGAGG CTCCGTCGGCGGGACCCTACAACTGGCCCTGGAATACCACCTCGTGATCTCAAGGACATCCGCAACTATGCATTACCAAGCGGAGATGTGGTTCACTGCG ACTACTCGGCAGACGGTGGTTTTGATCGTCTCAAAATTCAACTCCTTCCTGACGAGCTCGCCGAGTACATGAAGAAAGGCCGCAAAGGAATGATTGTCAAGTAA
- a CDS encoding hypothetical protein (COG:S; EggNog:ENOG50): MSICKCSVWRPLNKVVCNAPLLFCDRRTVPKEDLVEVDKVLPDKVEKSYFLYHRDYHQWYTLVGHRCDEVVVFPTWKSDDMGEDFASCCPHGAGASHTDSWADPRESVEVRLLLIMDNSMEAKATA, from the exons ATGTCTATCTGCAAATGTAGCGTCTGGCGTCCCCTCAACAAGGTTGTCTGCAATGCGCCACTGTTGTTTTGTGATAGACGAACGGTCCCGAAAGAAGAcctcgtcgaggttgacaaagTCTTGCCTGATAAAGTGGAGAAATCATACTTCCTTTATCACCGTGACTACCACCAGTGGTACACTCTCGTTGGACATCGATGcgatgaggtggtggtttttcCAACATGGAAGTCTGATGACATGGGAGAGGACTTTGCTA GTTGTTGTCCGCACGGTGCAGGTGCATCCCACACTGATAGCTGGGCTGATCCGCGTGAGAGTGTGGAGGTACGCCTGCTCCTTATTATGGACAACAGCATGGAAGCAAAGGCAACAGCATAG